One window of Macrococcus sp. 19Msa1099 genomic DNA carries:
- a CDS encoding RluA family pseudouridine synthase has protein sequence MKLRVIEEWNNMTIEALLKHLQIPKKPTHELRMSKAITINGAAATFRDTLSTGDELYLPVAEEKSNYKSSYRMCEVKYEDDYLAILVKPKGVKTHPNDMSESNTLLNHAIYTLDSEYVEPIHRLDQETVGLLLVAKNPFIKKILDRMLEERLIKRTYRAKVKSHLPLKNQTIDMPIGKDKFHPNKRRVSQTGDRAVTHIVSSKANGDGTADVELQLETGRTHQIRVHLAEIGHPVIGDPLYSDSHLRQLALESYKLEFVHPFTGETVAATLEQ, from the coding sequence ATGAAATTACGTGTAATAGAAGAATGGAATAATATGACGATTGAGGCATTGCTTAAACATTTACAAATACCAAAGAAGCCGACACATGAGCTACGTATGTCTAAAGCAATTACGATAAATGGTGCAGCTGCTACATTTCGCGATACGTTAAGTACTGGAGATGAACTCTACTTACCTGTTGCAGAAGAAAAGAGCAATTATAAATCAAGCTATCGCATGTGCGAAGTGAAATATGAAGATGATTATTTAGCGATACTCGTTAAACCAAAGGGTGTTAAGACACATCCAAATGATATGAGTGAGTCAAATACGTTGTTAAACCATGCAATTTATACACTCGATTCAGAATATGTGGAACCGATACATCGTCTCGACCAGGAAACTGTCGGCTTATTACTTGTCGCTAAAAATCCATTTATCAAAAAGATACTAGACCGTATGCTAGAAGAACGATTAATCAAGCGTACATATCGTGCGAAAGTTAAGAGTCACCTACCATTGAAGAATCAGACGATCGATATGCCAATCGGTAAAGACAAGTTCCATCCAAATAAACGCCGTGTTTCGCAAACAGGCGACCGAGCAGTTACACATATCGTAAGCTCTAAAGCGAATGGCGACGGTACTGCAGATGTCGAACTGCAGCTTGAAACAGGACGTACACACCAGATTAGAGTACATCTTGCTGAAATCGGACATCCCGTTATCGGAGACCCACTATACAGTGATTCACACCTACGTCAACTCGCGCTAGAAAGCTATAAACTAGAGTTTGTACATCCATTTACCGGAGAGACTGTTGCAGCAACATTAGAGCAATAG
- a CDS encoding nitroreductase family protein, translated as MIATDIQEKLLTRRAVKQYDPAFKLSQDEILNLLDAANKAPSAWNLQHWKFMVVHSDEGKQKLLPIAFNQQQIVDASAVIVILGDKEANKNIDEICAPDIQKGRMTSEIKERLASQVNNVYQNEHYAYEAAVMNSTFPAMQIMNFATLRDLGSCAIGGFNRTQLIESFNIDERYVPTMLITVGKSIKTPRETDRRDVQTITEFH; from the coding sequence ATGATAGCCACAGATATACAAGAGAAATTACTGACACGCCGCGCAGTGAAACAATACGATCCAGCGTTCAAACTTTCTCAGGATGAAATACTAAACTTACTCGACGCTGCAAATAAAGCACCGTCAGCATGGAATCTACAACATTGGAAGTTTATGGTTGTTCACTCAGATGAAGGTAAACAGAAGTTACTTCCTATCGCCTTTAACCAGCAACAAATTGTTGATGCAAGTGCGGTTATCGTAATTTTAGGTGATAAAGAGGCAAATAAGAATATCGATGAAATTTGCGCACCAGATATCCAAAAAGGACGCATGACTAGTGAGATTAAAGAACGTCTCGCAAGTCAGGTGAACAATGTGTATCAAAATGAACATTATGCTTATGAGGCAGCAGTAATGAACTCTACATTCCCTGCAATGCAGATTATGAACTTTGCAACGTTACGCGATCTAGGCTCATGTGCCATCGGTGGATTCAACCGTACACAATTAATTGAATCGTTCAATATCGACGAGCGCTATGTTCCAACAATGCTAATCACTGTTGGAAAGTCTATTAAGACCCCGCGTGAAACAGACAGAAGAGACGTACAGACTATTACAGAATTTCATTAA
- a CDS encoding RNA degradosome polyphosphate kinase, with product MMMKQNLDLGNKAYYNNREVSWVDFNRRVIEEAFDQKNPLLERIKFLAIASSNLDEFFMVRVGGLKDQVTMGFSEPENKTQMTPTEQLIAIDKANRDNVKMQYDQYHALIRDLEGYNVYFKSVDELSPESYSIIEKKFNFEILPTLTPLGIDAYRPFPKLSNKSLNIFVDVVTDSGEKKSAIVQIPALLNRIIELTNGEKTVYVLLEDVITHFIHKLFHGYQVTRTFAFRITRNADLTIHEDGAEDLLIEIEKFLKKRKSGAAVRLEIDTRQDMSINASFLKDELEIEDRDVYKLEGPLDLTMLFQLSGMIEKRYPQLAFKPFEPCPPKYLGNGELYAEALKRDIFFHHPYESFQPIVDFIKEASEDPNTLAIKQTLYRVSSDSPIIDALKNAAEAGKQVTVLVELKARFDEENNVHWARMLEEAGCHVIYGMTHLKTHSKITLVVKKVNDEMVSYVHLGTGNYNDKTAKIYTDMGIITTNKEIGEDAMNFFNYLSGYSEKPTYKRLHVAPFEIRDEFIEHIDREIECQKQHGNGLIIAKMNSLTDKTVIKKLYEASNAGVQVKLIIRGICCLKPGIPGVSENIRVISIVGRFLEHSRIYYFYHNGEEKMYLSSADMMTRNMIKRVEILFPIIDSKIVEELKDILNLQLEDNQKAREQDSNGIYHYVRNDARAINSQDELIYRAEEFKRSFIRPKEVMHKPMMSKRAKLLGFVKNKLKRN from the coding sequence ATGATGATGAAACAGAATTTAGATTTAGGGAATAAAGCATATTATAATAATCGCGAAGTGAGCTGGGTTGATTTTAACCGTAGAGTCATAGAAGAGGCATTTGATCAGAAGAACCCATTACTTGAACGTATTAAATTTTTAGCAATCGCCAGTTCAAACTTAGATGAATTTTTTATGGTTCGTGTGGGTGGCCTAAAAGATCAGGTAACGATGGGATTCAGTGAACCAGAGAATAAGACGCAGATGACACCGACAGAACAGCTGATTGCGATTGATAAGGCAAATAGAGATAATGTGAAGATGCAGTATGATCAATATCATGCGTTAATTCGTGATCTTGAAGGGTACAATGTGTACTTCAAATCGGTGGATGAATTATCACCAGAAAGTTATAGCATCATTGAAAAGAAGTTCAACTTCGAGATTCTTCCGACATTAACGCCGCTTGGAATTGATGCATACCGACCATTTCCAAAGTTATCTAATAAATCGTTAAACATATTTGTCGATGTAGTGACGGATAGTGGTGAGAAGAAATCAGCGATCGTCCAGATTCCAGCTTTACTTAACCGAATTATTGAATTGACAAATGGTGAAAAAACAGTATATGTTCTATTGGAAGATGTTATCACACATTTTATTCATAAGCTGTTTCACGGCTATCAAGTAACGCGTACATTTGCTTTCCGTATTACGCGTAACGCAGATCTAACAATTCATGAAGATGGAGCAGAGGATCTTCTGATTGAAATAGAGAAATTTCTTAAGAAGCGTAAAAGTGGTGCGGCTGTGCGTCTTGAGATTGATACGCGACAGGATATGTCAATCAATGCGTCATTTTTAAAGGATGAACTTGAAATTGAGGATCGTGATGTATATAAACTTGAAGGGCCACTAGATTTAACGATGTTATTCCAATTATCAGGAATGATAGAGAAACGCTACCCTCAACTTGCCTTTAAGCCATTTGAACCATGTCCGCCGAAGTATCTTGGAAATGGTGAGCTTTATGCTGAAGCTTTAAAGCGTGATATATTCTTTCATCATCCATATGAATCTTTCCAGCCGATTGTGGATTTTATTAAAGAAGCGTCTGAAGACCCGAATACATTGGCGATTAAACAGACGCTATACCGTGTATCAAGCGACTCACCGATTATTGATGCACTGAAAAATGCAGCTGAGGCGGGTAAACAAGTGACGGTGCTTGTTGAGCTGAAGGCACGTTTTGACGAAGAGAATAACGTACACTGGGCACGTATGCTTGAAGAAGCGGGATGTCACGTTATTTACGGTATGACACACCTTAAAACACACAGTAAAATTACGTTAGTCGTTAAGAAAGTAAATGATGAAATGGTATCATATGTTCATTTAGGAACAGGGAACTATAACGATAAAACAGCTAAAATCTATACAGATATGGGTATCATTACGACGAATAAAGAAATTGGAGAAGATGCGATGAACTTCTTCAATTACTTAAGTGGTTACTCTGAGAAACCGACTTATAAGCGATTACATGTTGCACCATTTGAGATTCGTGATGAATTTATTGAACATATCGATCGGGAGATTGAGTGTCAGAAACAGCACGGAAATGGACTGATCATTGCGAAGATGAACTCGTTAACGGATAAGACGGTAATTAAGAAGTTATATGAAGCGAGTAACGCCGGTGTTCAAGTAAAACTGATTATTCGAGGAATATGCTGCTTGAAACCAGGAATTCCTGGTGTAAGTGAGAACATTCGTGTCATCAGCATTGTAGGACGATTCCTTGAGCATTCAAGAATTTATTACTTCTATCATAATGGGGAAGAGAAGATGTACTTATCCTCAGCAGATATGATGACACGCAATATGATTAAACGTGTAGAAATCTTATTCCCAATTATTGATAGCAAGATTGTAGAGGAATTAAAAGATATATTAAATCTGCAGCTAGAAGATAATCAAAAAGCACGTGAGCAAGATTCAAATGGTATATATCATTATGTAAGGAATGATGCACGTGCGATTAATTCACAAGATGAATTGATATATCGAGCAGAGGAATTTAAACGTTCGTTTATCAGACCGAAAGAAGTCATGCATAAACCGATGATGAGTAAACGTGCAAAATTATTAGGGTTTGTGAAGAATAAACTAAAACGTAACTAA
- the ppx gene encoding exopolyphosphatase, which yields MMKRIGLVDIGSNTIRLVIFDYSVEAGLQELQNIKTPARLYQYLDADKVMSDKGIAVLCDTLQSFQKVADKFKVDALYPVATAAVRQSSNIEAISARVKEETAIDVRIITEQEEAFYGYYAVINTLDYADGVTVDIGGGSTEVTYFEDKELKFSHSFPFGVVTLQKLFFDGKEHNDKEAIKAAGEYIKNEIESLKWLEKRKCPIIAIGGSARNIARIHQSLTEYPIAGVHGYGMKEKDLELVFKTLIHTPKDELEDLDGLSRDRQDIIVPSCVLFNTLFDEVDATEFIFSRKGLREGVIMKVLEKEYVLPFDKDNVFKDSLRNLASDYNIKHDEAMQRTMIAETLYYEMEKHDLIKGNKKDKTFLKHAAYLYYLGSYIDSDAASQHTYYILSNSSLNGISHKNRVKLALLSSYKNKSLLKFYEDETKWFNSDEKDVIQMLGSILKFSHALNISNTNIVESLYFEKNDDKYNLIIEYNGDPIAEEYQTERQKKHIEKIIKSKINLIFTKALH from the coding sequence ATCATGAAGAGAATTGGATTAGTAGATATAGGATCAAATACAATCAGACTTGTAATCTTTGATTATTCAGTTGAAGCAGGATTACAGGAATTACAGAATATCAAGACGCCTGCACGACTGTATCAATATCTTGATGCAGATAAGGTAATGTCGGATAAAGGAATCGCTGTACTTTGTGATACGTTACAAAGCTTTCAGAAAGTTGCTGATAAGTTTAAAGTAGATGCACTTTACCCAGTAGCGACAGCAGCTGTACGTCAATCGTCTAATATTGAGGCAATTAGCGCACGCGTGAAGGAAGAAACTGCAATAGATGTGCGCATTATTACTGAACAGGAAGAAGCATTCTATGGCTACTATGCAGTGATTAATACACTGGACTATGCAGATGGTGTAACTGTAGATATCGGTGGGGGAAGTACAGAAGTAACTTATTTTGAAGATAAGGAACTTAAGTTTTCACATAGTTTTCCATTCGGTGTCGTAACGTTACAGAAACTGTTCTTTGACGGCAAGGAACATAATGATAAAGAAGCGATTAAAGCAGCGGGTGAATATATTAAGAATGAAATAGAAAGCTTAAAGTGGCTCGAAAAACGTAAATGTCCAATTATTGCAATTGGTGGTTCTGCGCGAAATATCGCACGTATTCACCAATCATTAACTGAATATCCGATTGCGGGTGTACATGGTTATGGTATGAAAGAGAAAGATCTTGAACTCGTATTTAAGACGTTAATTCATACCCCTAAAGACGAACTTGAAGACCTGGATGGCTTGAGTCGCGATCGTCAAGATATTATCGTACCATCTTGTGTGTTATTTAATACGCTGTTCGACGAAGTAGATGCGACGGAATTCATCTTTTCCCGTAAAGGATTACGTGAAGGTGTCATTATGAAAGTTCTTGAAAAAGAATACGTACTACCGTTTGATAAAGATAATGTATTTAAAGATTCATTACGTAACTTAGCGAGTGATTACAATATCAAGCACGATGAAGCAATGCAGCGTACCATGATTGCAGAGACGCTATATTACGAAATGGAAAAGCATGACTTGATCAAAGGAAATAAAAAGGACAAGACTTTCTTAAAGCATGCTGCGTACCTTTACTATTTAGGAAGCTATATCGATTCTGATGCAGCGAGCCAGCACACATATTATATTCTTTCAAACTCAAGTTTAAATGGTATCAGTCACAAAAATCGCGTGAAACTCGCTTTACTCTCCAGTTATAAGAATAAATCTTTACTGAAGTTCTATGAAGATGAAACGAAATGGTTTAACAGTGATGAGAAAGATGTCATCCAGATGCTTGGCAGCATTCTGAAGTTTTCACATGCATTAAATATCAGCAATACCAATATCGTCGAATCACTTTATTTTGAGAAGAATGACGATAAATATAATCTAATCATCGAATACAACGGAGATCCAATAGCTGAAGAATATCAGACAGAGAGACAGAAGAAACATATCGAAAAAATAATTAAATCTAAAATTAACCTCATATTTACAAAAGCTTTACATTAA